A single window of Rhodamnia argentea isolate NSW1041297 chromosome 5, ASM2092103v1, whole genome shotgun sequence DNA harbors:
- the LOC115740058 gene encoding signal recognition particle 19 kDa protein-like isoform X2: MEGQIPDIKKWIVLYPVYINSKKTIAEGRRICAAKACENPTCAEIGDCCSHLKLLYDVEIDKAYPRDFMQRGRVRVFLKREDGTLCNPAISSIDEEIYLRLVKSSSSARKSSQLTESAHRHRALHH, translated from the exons ATGGAAGGGCAAATCCCAGACATAAAGAAGTGGATCGTCCTCTACCCGGTTTACATCAACTCAAAGAAGACGATCGCCGAGGGCAGGCGGATCTGCGCGGCGAAGGCATGCGAGAACCCCACTTGCGCCGAGATCGGGGACTGTTGCAGCCATCTCAAGCTCCTTTACGACGTCGAG ATTGACAAGGCGTATCCGCGAGATTTCAtgcagagagggagagtgagggtTTTTCTCAAGAGGGAGGATGGGACTCTCTGCAATCCAGCCATATCTTCCA TTGATGAGGAGATATATCTTCGTCTAGTGAAGTCATCGTCCTCTGCACGGAAGAGTTCACAACTCACTGAATCTGCACACCGACACAGAgctctgcatcactag